A region of Sugiyamaella lignohabitans strain CBS 10342 chromosome A, complete sequence DNA encodes the following proteins:
- the ARC35 gene encoding Arc35p (Subunit of the ARP2/3 complex; ARP2/3 is required for the motility and integrity of cortical actin patches; required for cortical localization of calmodulin; GO_component: GO:0005885 - Arp2/3 protein complex [Evidence IDA] [PMID 10377407]; GO_component: GO:0005885 - Arp2/3 protein complex [Evidence IDA] [PMID 9210376]; GO_component: GO:0030479 - actin cortical patch [Evidence IEA]; GO_component: GO:0005737 - cytoplasm [Evidence IEA]; GO_component: GO:0005856 - cytoskeleton [Evidence IEA,IEA]; GO_component: GO:0005829 - cytosol [Evidence IPI] [PMID 14554195]; GO_function: GO:0003779 - actin binding [Evidence IEA]; GO_function: GO:0005198 - structural molecule activity [Evidence IMP] [PMID 10377407]; GO_process: GO:0030036 - actin cytoskeleton organization [Evidence IGI,IMP,IPI] [PMID 14554195]; GO_process: GO:0000226 - microtubule cytoskeleton organization [Evidence IGI,IMP,IPI] [PMID 14554195]; GO_process: GO:0000001 - mitochondrion inheritance [Evidence TAS] [PMID 11248049]; GO_process: GO:0006898 - receptor-mediated endocytosis [Evidence IMP] [PMID 7929582]; GO_process: GO:0030833 - regulation of actin filament polymerization [Evidence IEA]), whose translation MDDSLLGESPEARVKLLSSIDQVVSDFDNVKFHISTPESKTKLVVSLYIKCYKDLQKYGVEQLLDREYGQFKLSTPEDNYNYSLLLDLEQLWELDHDKRQEIVDNIALLKRNALAAPFELAFSKFDELAADAAQRSLDLYVPEDSNTEVMTINYRDEESIYIKPSHDRVTVIFSTIFRDETDQVFGKVFLQEFVDARRRAIQNAPQVLYSHREPPLEIRGVPGVRAGSEQVGYVTFVLFPRHLAPGRRENCISHIQTFRDYFHYHIKCSKAYMHSRMRYRVSEFLKVLNRAKPEIADKERKTATGRRFKVGV comes from the coding sequence ATGGACGACTCGCTGCTTGGCGAGTCGCCTGAAGCAAGGGTCAAATTGCTGTCGTCTATCGACCAGGTGGTCAGTGACTTCGACAACGTCAAATTCCACATTTCAACCCCCGAGTCCAAGACAAAGCTGGTTGTTTCTTTGTATATTAAATGTTACAAGGACTTGCAGAAATACGGAGTCGAGCAGCTGCTAGACAGAGAATATGGCCAGTTCAAACTGTCGACACCTGAAGACAACTATAACTACTCGCTGTTATTGGACCTTGAACAGCTGTGGGAGTTGGATCATGATAAACGTCAAGAGATTGTAGATAACATTGCGTTGCTGAAACGGAATGCTCTTGCTGCTCCTTTTGAATTGGCATTCAGCAAATTCGACGAgctggctgctgatgctgctcaGCGGTCGCTGGATTTGTATGTTCCAGAAGACAGCAATACAGAGGTCATGACCATCAATTACAGAGACGAGGAGTCCATTTATATCAAACCGTCGCACGACAGAGTCACTGTGATCTTCTCAACGATTTTCAGAGACGAAACTGATCAAGTTTTCGGTAAAGTATTTTTGCAGGAGTTTGTAGACGCCCGTCGACGGGCCATTCAAAACGCTCCACAGGTTCTGTATTCTCATCGTGAACCTCCTCTGGAAATCCGAGGTGTTCCTGGAGTACGTGCTGGGTCTGAACAAGTGGGATACGTGACGTTTGTGCTGTTCCCACGCCATCTGGCCCCTGGTCGCAGAGAAAACTGTATCAGTCACATCCAAACCTTCAGAGACTACTTCCACTACCACATCAAATGCTCCAAAGCATACATGCACTCGCGAATGCGATACCGTGTCTCGGAATTCCTCAAAGTGCTCAACCGAGCCAAGCCCGAAATCGCCGACAAAGAACGCAAAACCGCTACCGGCCGCCGTTTCAAAGTCGGTGTCTAA
- the MRPS12 gene encoding putative mitochondrial 37S ribosomal protein MRPS12 (Mitochondrial protein; may interact with ribosomes based on co-purification experiments; similar to E. coli and human mitochondrial S12 ribosomal proteins; GO_component: GO:0005622 - intracellular [Evidence IEA]; GO_component: GO:0005763 - mitochondrial small ribosomal subunit [Evidence ISA] [PMID 12392552]; GO_component: GO:0005739 - mitochondrion [Evidence IEA,IEA]; GO_component: GO:0005739 - mitochondrion [Evidence IDA] [PMID 16823961]; GO_component: GO:0030529 - ribonucleoprotein complex [Evidence IEA]; GO_component: GO:0005840 - ribosome [Evidence IEA,IEA]; GO_component: GO:0005840 - ribosome [Evidence IDA] [PMID 16702403]; GO_component: GO:0015935 - small ribosomal subunit [Evidence IEA]; GO_function: GO:0003735 - structural constituent of ribosome [Evidence IEA]; GO_function: GO:0003735 - structural constituent of ribosome [Evidence ISA] [PMID 12392552]; GO_process: GO:0032543 - mitochondrial translation [Evidence ISA] [PMID 12392552]; GO_process: GO:0006412 - translation [Evidence IEA]) — translation MQSIFRNTFASRSRLAANCSHGTRSLASLASSSSTTGSVRNMAVRSQMTLKPSSVASFSTKIATRSLKTSSLTTSSSLLLSSHGLRTQLISHASQSQKRHATLNQIRRRGNFKTLKKRQKAKFSESPDLEGAPQRRGVVIRVTTMKPKKPNSSNRKICRVRLTTGKVITAFIPGEGHNAQEHSVVAVRGGRTQDLPGVKYKCIRGAYDLSGVPNRRNARSKYGTKKPAAPASS, via the coding sequence ATGCAGAGTATATTTAGAAACACATTTGCGAGCCGAAGCAGGCTGGCTGCCAATTGTTCGCATGGTACCAGATCGCTAGCATCCTTAGCATCGTCGAGCAGCACCACTGGATCTGTTCGTAACATGGCTGTTCGTAGCCAAATGACCCTAAAACCCAGTTCAGTAGCATCATTTTCAACCAAGATCGCAACCAGATCATTAAAAACCAGTTCATTAACGACCAGTTCATCGTTACTCCTGTCAAGCCATGGTCTTCGAACCCAGTTGATATCACACGCGAGTCAAAGCCAGAAAAGACATGCCACATTGAACCAGATTCGCCGTCGAGGTAACTTTAAAACGCTGAAAAAGCGTCAAAAGGCCAAATTTTCCGAGTCACCAGATCTTGAAGGAGCTCCACAACGACGAGGAGTGGTGATCCGAGTGACGACCATGAAACCCAAGAAACCCAATTCATCCAACCGAAAAATCTGTAGAGTCCGATTAACCACCGGCAAAGTGATCACCGCGTTCATTCCTGGCGAGGGCCACAACGCCCAAGAACACAGTGTAGTGGCAGTTCGCGGTGGCCGAACCCAAGATTTGCCCGGAGTCAAATACAAATGCATCCGAGGAGCCTACGATCTCAGCGGAGTGCCTAACCGCCGCAACGCTCGCAGTAAATACGGCACCAAAAAGCCTGCTGCTCCAGCATCCTCCTAA
- the PPG1 gene encoding putative serine/threonine-protein kinase PPG1 (Putative serine/threonine protein phosphatase; putative phosphatase of the type 2A-like phosphatase family, required for glycogen accumulation; interacts with Tap42p, which binds to and regulates other protein phosphatases; GO_component: GO:0005737 - cytoplasm [Evidence IDA] [PMID 14562095]; GO_component: GO:0005634 - nucleus [Evidence IDA] [PMID 14562095]; GO_function: GO:0016787 - hydrolase activity [Evidence IEA,IEA]; GO_function: GO:0046872 - metal ion binding [Evidence IEA]; GO_function: GO:0004721 - phosphoprotein phosphatase activity [Evidence IEA,IEA]; GO_function: GO:0004722 - protein serine/threonine phosphatase activity [Evidence ISS] [PMID 7678255]; GO_process: GO:0005977 - glycogen metabolic process [Evidence IMP] [PMID 7678255]; GO_process: GO:0006470 - protein dephosphorylation [Evidence ISS] [PMID 7678255]), with product MPGLVSSLDLDECIERLYKRELLPEVTIEALCSKIKELLIKESNVVHISAPVTVVGDIHGQFYDLLEIFRIGGYCPDTNYLFLGDYVDRGLFSVETITLLVCLKLRYPTRIYLIRGNHECRGITQSYGFYTECVRKYGSANVWSYFTDMFDFLTLSVVIDNSIFCVHGGLSPTIHSIDQIKIIDRFREIPHEGPMADLVWSDPEESKPDFSLSPRGAGYTFGLSIVKKFMDRNDINHILRAHQLCQEGYEVLFDDRLSTVWSAPNYCYRCGNLASVLEVGINGERFFNVFDAAPENEEHSQMLVEDPNVATLGLPQPQPVEYFL from the coding sequence ATGCCGGGGCTGGTGAGCTCGCTTGACCTCGATGAGTGCATCGAGCGTCTATACAAGCGAGAGCTGCTACCAGAAGTAACTATAGAGGCACTGTGTTCCAAGATCAAGGAGTTATTAATTAAAGAGAGCAATGTGGTTCATATATCTGCACCAGTGACAGTAGTCGGCGATATTCATGGCCAGTTTTATGATTTACTGGAAATCTTTCGCATTGGTGGCTACTGTCCAGATACAAATTACCTATTCCTAGGAGATTACGTAGACCGTGGTCTGTTCAGTGTCGAGACTATAACACTCCTAGTGTGTTTAAAACTGCGGTATCCCACCAGAATATACTTGATTCGTGGAAACCACGAGTGTCGAGGTATCACTCAGTCATATGGCTTCTACACGGAATGTGTGCGGAAATACGGGTCTGCCAATGTCTGGTCATATTTCACTGACATGTTTGACTTCTTGACCCTGTCAGTAGTCATTGATAACTCTATCTTCTGTGTACATGGAGGTCTATCACCAACTATCCACTCAATAGACCAGATCAAAATCATCGATAGATTCAGGGAAATCCCTCATGAAGGGCCCATGGCCGATCTTGTCTGGTCTGACCCTGAAGAGTCTAAACCCGACTTCTCACTTTCACCACGAGGAGCTGGATATACCTTCGGACTTTCCATTGTGAAAAAGTTCATGGACCGTAACGACATCAACCACATTCTACGAGCACACCAACTATGTCAAGAGGGCTACGAAGTACTTTTCGACGACCGACTATCAACCGTATGGTCAGCACCCAACTACTGCTACCGGTGCGGCAACCTAGCATCCGTGCTCGAAGTAGGCATCAACGGCGAACGGTTTTTCAACGTATTCGACGCAGCTCCCGAAAACGAAGAACACTCACAAATGCTGGTCGAGGACCCCAACGTGGCCACCCTCGGTCTCCCACAACCCCAACCTGTTGAATACTTCCTGTGA
- the HWH4 gene encoding conserved fungal hypothetical protein (one of three or four genes related to conserved fungal hypothetical proteins (NCU00659.1, MG03673.4, AN4711.2)) produces MGYVQPVGGYTKIITPTIGVHGAPFFLFNFLPFASTSAAIKLQSPGNPIVVTNPTPWGDETNSLLRELSGITDPHIKPNVKYLIALDNKHFLAIKGWTQQFPDATVIGMDGLLKKTEKPDGGHTIKFDILFGSKNLHPDLPTELASEFDTIFFPNSETQELALFHKPTNTLFTADLFPNLPAHRAFEKLLNQSGNGFFWKFFQKHILTTSLFSVDGRLAKNLITKLAGNDKQSAQELLDLNVDRIIMCHGDYIEQGASEVIHNLLTPLVKKGN; encoded by the coding sequence ATGGGTTACGTTCAGCCAGTAGGAGGATACACCAAGATCATTACCCCGACTATCGGGGTTCATGGAGcaccattttttttgttcaattTCCTTCCTTTTGCATCCACAAGTGCCGCCATCAAACTCCAATCACCAGGAAACCCTATTGTCGTAACCAACCCGACTCCCTGGGGAGACGAGACCAACAGTCTTTTACGAGAACTTAGTGGTATCACTGATCCACATATTAAACCCAATGTCAAGTACTTGATTGCTCTAGATAACAAGCATTTCTTGGCTATTAAGGGATGGACCCAGCAGTTCCCTGATGCCACTGTTATTGGTATGGACGgtcttttgaagaagacagAGAAACCAGACGGAGGTCACACCATCAAATTCGACATTTTATTCGGATCCAAGAATCTACATCCTGATTTGCCCACTGAACTTGCCAGCGAGTTCGATACGATTTTCTTCCCCAACAGTGAGACCCAGGAATTGGCGCTTTTCCACAAACCCACGAATACTCTGTTCACGGCCGACCTATTCCCCAACTTGCCAGCCCATCGAGCTTTTGAAAAGCTGTTGAACCAGAGCGGCAAtggcttcttctggaaATTCTTCCAGAAACACATTCTGACCACCTCACTCTTCAGTGTCGACGGCCGTCTTGCGAAGAATCTTATTACCAAACTGGCTGGAAACGACAAACAGTCTGCCCAAGAACTTCTCGACCTCAACGTGGACCGAATCATTATGTGTCACGGCGACTACATCGAACAAGGAGCTTCCGAAGTCATCCACAACCTCCTCACTCCCCTTGTCAAGAAGGGCAACTAA
- the DNF2 gene encoding aminophospholipid-translocating P4-type ATPase DNF2 (Aminophospholipid translocase (flippase); localizes primarily to the plasma membrane; contributes to endocytosis, protein transport and cell polarity; type 4 P-type ATPase; DNF2 has a paralog, DNF1, that arose from the whole genome duplication; GO_component: GO:0016021 - integral component of membrane [Evidence IEA,IEA]; GO_component: GO:0016021 - integral component of membrane [Evidence ISM] [PMID 12192589]; GO_component: GO:0016020 - membrane [Evidence IEA]; GO_component: GO:0005886 - plasma membrane [Evidence IEA,IEA]; GO_component: GO:0005886 - plasma membrane [Evidence IDA] [PMID 12221123]; GO_component: GO:0005886 - plasma membrane [Evidence IDA] [PMID 12631737]; GO_function: GO:0005524 - ATP binding [Evidence IEA,IEA]; GO_function: GO:0019829 - cation-transporting ATPase activity [Evidence IEA]; GO_function: GO:0016787 - hydrolase activity [Evidence IEA]; GO_function: GO:0000287 - magnesium ion binding [Evidence IEA]; GO_function: GO:0046872 - metal ion binding [Evidence IEA]; GO_function: GO:0000166 - nucleotide binding [Evidence IEA,IEA]; GO_function: GO:0004012 - phospholipid-translocating ATPase activity [Evidence IEA,IEA]; GO_function: GO:0004012 - phospholipid-translocating ATPase activity [Evidence IGI,IMP] [PMID 12631737]; GO_function: GO:0004012 - phospholipid-translocating ATPase activity [Evidence IGI,IMP] [PMID 17015438]; GO_process: GO:0006812 - cation transport [Evidence IEA]; GO_process: GO:0006897 - endocytosis [Evidence IGI,IMP] [PMID 12631737]; GO_process: GO:0007163 - establishment or maintenance of cell polarity [Evidence IGI] [PMID 15461661]; GO_process: GO:0006886 - intracellular protein transport [Evidence IGI] [PMID 12221123]; GO_process: GO:0006869 - lipid transport [Evidence IEA]; GO_process: GO:0008152 - metabolic process [Evidence IEA]; GO_process: GO:0045332 - phospholipid translocation [Evidence IGI,IMP] [PMID 12631737]; GO_process: GO:0045332 - phospholipid translocation [Evidence IGI,IMP] [PMID 17015438]; GO_process: GO:0015914 - phospholipid transport [Evidence IEA]; GO_process: GO:0015031 - protein transport [Evidence IEA]; GO_process: GO:0006810 - transport [Evidence IEA]) produces MSPRTPTPPHDTSETSFRSNNPFLSDEEGVEMQRASPSAIPSAAAVATSPNNSMSTVEQGRPLSYITSPRLPSTGSPQRPGRAILHSSSSASDRIKSQPQRHISFGKSPIGTPRSNRSWDEKDEAEDEFVDVLHSNLTNGNTSTVALASAAAMTAGHAGVSFSTRTPRGELAGNDGEFTAKDGTQFNEMARQPTMMKRTRWGTQRHKKGRPLNAPKRSKSIFSRNPSSSTANDHSNSHSRSHSRSNSHGHHGTMHDNESSESLVDETPESRKIYFNMPLPQELLNEETGLPLVDYPRNKIRTTKYTPLSFVPKNLFFQFQNVANVYFLFIVILGVSISQSSIPTSDSSEARGATGSEAEP; encoded by the coding sequence ATGTCACCTAGAACTCCGACACCTCCTCACGACACGTCAGAGACGTCATTTCGCTCGAACAATCCGTTTCTTTCGGATGAAGAGGGAGTTGAAATGCAGAGGGCCAGTCCATCTGCTATCCCTTCTGCTGCAGCAGTAGCCACCTCTCCAAATAACAGCATGTCAACGGTCGAGCAGGGCCGACCTTTATCGTATATAACGAGTCCCCGTTTACCTAGTACCGGCTCCCCTCAGAGACCCGGTAGAGCCATCTTAcattcatcatcttcagcatcagatCGTATAAAATCACAACCACAACGACATATTTCCTTTGGTAAAAGTCCCATTGGCACCCCAAGAAGCAATAGATCATGGGACGAAAaagatgaagcagaagaTGAGTTTGTAGATGTGTTACATTCTAACTTGACAAATGGTAACACAAGCACAGTAGCATTAGCATCGGCAGCGGCTATGACTGCCGGACACGCAGGAGtgtcattttcaacaaGAACACCACGAGGTGAACTGGCAGGAAATGACGGCGAGTTCACTGCTAAAGATGGAACTCAGTTCAACGAAATGGCAAGACAGCCTActatgatgaagagaacACGATGGGGTACACAACGACATAAAAAAGGGCGACCACTAAATGCTCCAAAACGATCCAAGTCAATATTCAGTCGTAATCCATCTAGCAGCACCGCCAACGACCATTCTAATAGCCACAGTCGAAGCCATAGCCGGAGTAATAGTCACGGCCACCATGGTACCATGCATGATAACGAGTCATCAGAGTCGCTAGTCGACGAGACGCCTGAAAGCAGGAAAATATACTTCAACATGCCTCTTCCTCAAGAGTTGCTAAATGAAGAGACTGGCCTCCCATTAGTAGACTATCCTCGAAACAAGATCCGCACAACGAAATACACGCCGCTGTCGTTTGTGCCGAAGAACCTgttttttcagtttcaaaaCGTGGCTAACGTCtatttcttatttattgtcaTTCTTGGTGTAAGTATTTCACAGTCTAGCATCCCGacgtccgactcgagcgaagcgagaggagccacggggtctgagGCGGAGCCctag